In Populus alba chromosome 1, ASM523922v2, whole genome shotgun sequence, a single window of DNA contains:
- the LOC118047022 gene encoding structural maintenance of chromosomes protein 5 isoform X3, which yields MKRPSTREEPPSKRAKTSRGEDDYMPGNIIEIELRNFMTYDCLVCKPGSRLNLVIGPNGSGKSSIVCAIALGLGGEPQLLGRATSIGAYVKRGEESGHIKISLRGSTKDEKITIIRRIDAHNKSEWLFNGKVASKKEVIEIMQQFNIQVNNLTQFLPQDRVCEFAKLSPVQLLEETEKAVGDPQLPIQHRALVDKSRELKTIEMAVKRNGETLNQLKALNAELEKDVERVRQREVLLKKAESMKKKLPWLKYDAIKADYLKAKEAEKDVKQKLEEAAKTLNNLREPIEKQKLEKPQMDAKCKRLSNLIKENAKRRMELLEKESSLGVQIRGKYKEMGDLKKEEESRQQRIIKAKEDLAIAEAELRNLPVHEPPKDVLDKLRSQISDLKVSANQKRIQKQDKEKVLNQKNIALRHCVDRLKDMENKNNKLLQALRNSGAEKIFEAYHWLREHRQELNKEVYGPVLLEVNVSNRDHADYLEGHVPYYIWKSFITQDPRDRDFLVRNLKSFDVPILNYVGDKYRHKEPFFISNEMRELGIYSRLDQVFEAPDAVKEVLISQFGLEHSYIGSKETDQKASEVAKLRVLDFWTPENHYRWSVSRYGGHVSGSVDPVDRSRLLLCGSDVGEIERLRCRKEELEETVCALEEDLKLLMTEQRSIDEEEAKLHKQREEIVSNVTLEMRKRREMENRVDQRKRKLESLLREDDQDAVMAKLIDEAANLNTRRLQCAIDIKNLLVEAVAYKWNFAEKHMTSIEFDAKIRELEHGLKQPAKFAQQVACQLEYCKKETEDHRQQLLAAKRHAESIAIITPELEKAFLEMPTTIEELEAAIHDTLSQANSTLSLNQNVVEEYEHRQGKHCR from the exons ATGAAACGGCCTTCAACTAGGGAGGAACCTCCCTCAAAACGCGCCAAAACCTCCAG aggaGAAGATGATTACATGCCTGGaaacataattgaaattgaacttcGTAACTTCATGACTTATGATTGTTTGGTTTGCAAACCTGGATCACGCCTGAACCTTGTAATTGGACCAAATGGGTCGGGTAAGAGCTCAATTGTGTGTGCCATTGCACTTGGACTTGGTGGTGAGCCTCAG CTGCTTGGGAGGGCAACGAGTATTGGGGCATATGTGAAGCGCGGGGAGGAGTCTGGGCACATCAAAATATCCTTGAGAGGAAGTACAAAAGATGAGAAGATTACCATAATTCGCAGAATTGACGCACATAACAAGTCCGAGTGGTTGTTCAATG GAAAAGTGGCATCTAAGAAAGAGGTCATTGAAATCATGCAACAATTCAACATCCAAGTCAACAATTTGACTCAA TTCTTGCCACAAGATAGGGTATGTGAATTTGCAAAGTTATCTCCTGTGCAACTTCTAGAAGAGACTGAAAAGGCTGTCGGTGATCCTCAACTTCCAATCCAACACCGTGCTCTTGTTGATAAAAGTCGTGAACTGAAGACTATTGAAATG GCTGTTAAGAGGAATGGGGAAACATTGAATCAGCTGAAAGCTCTTAATGCTGAGCTTGAAAAAGACGTGGAGCGTGTCAGACAAAGGGAAGTGCTTCTAAAGAAG GCTGAAtccatgaaaaagaaattgccATGGCTGAAGTATGATGCGATAAAGGCTGACTATTTGAAAGCTAAAGAGGCAGAAAAGGACGTAAAACAGAAGCTGGAGGAAGCTGCAAAAACTTTGAATAACTTGAGAGAACCTATCGA AAAACAAAAGCTTGAAAAACCCCAAATGGATGCTAAATGTAAAAGATTAAGCAATCTCATAAAGGAAAATGCTAAGCGACGTATGGAGTTACTGGAGAAGGAAAGCAGTTTG GGGGTGCAAATTCGTGGAAAATACAAGGAAATGGGAGActtgaagaaggaagaagaatcaCGCCAACAAAGAATCATAAAAGCTAAAGAGGATCTTGCGATTGCTGAAGCAGAACTTCGAAATTTGCCTGTCCATGAACCTCCAAAAGATGTGCTT GATAAATTACGTTCTCAGATTTCTGATCTAAAAGTCTCTGCAAATCAAAAAAGAATTCAGAAGCAGGACAAGGAGAAAGTTTTAAATCAAAAGAACATAGCACTGAGGCATTGTGTTGACAG GCTGAAGGatatggaaaataaaaacaataagctCTTACAAGCATTAAGAAATTCTGGAGCTGAAAAGATATTTGAGGCTTATCATTGGCTACGAGAACATCGTCAGGAATTGAATAAGGAGGTCTATGGGCCTGTTTTGCTTgag GTTAATGTCTCTAATCGGGATCATGCTGACTACTTGGAAGGTCATGTCCCATATTATATCTGGAAG TCTTTCATAACCCAAGATCCTCGTGACCGGGACTTTTTGGTAAGAAACCTGAAGTCATTTGATGTGCCGATTTTAAACTATGTGGGAGATAAATATCGTCATAAGGAGCCTTTTTTCATTTCCAATGAG ATGCGTGAGCTTGGCATCTATTCACGGCTCGACCAAGTTTTTGAAGCTCCTGATGCTGTTAAGGAGGTTTTGATCAGCCAGTTTGGGCTGGAACATTCT TATATTGGGTCGAAGGAAACTGATCAGAAGGCTTCTGAGGTGGCAAAGTTGCGAGTTTTAGATTTTTGGACTCCTGAAAATCACTACCGGTGGTCTGTTTCTAGATATGGTGGTCATGTATCAGGAAGTGTTGATCCAGTTGATCGCTCACGTCTTCTTCTCTGTG GTTCAGATGTTGGGGAAATTGAAAGGCTGAGATGCAGGAAAGAGGAGCTGGAAGAAACTGTTTGTGCTTTAGAGGAGGATTTAAAATTGCTGATGACTGAGCAAAGATCCATAGATGAAGAAGAGGCTAAACTTCATAAACAGCGG GAGGAGATTGTCAGCAATGTGACATTGGAGATGCGAAAACGGCGTGAAATGGAGAACCGTGTTG atcaaaggaaaaggaaactaGAGTCATTGCTGAGGGAGGATGACCAGGATGCTGTTATGGCAAAACTGATTGATGAGGCTGCAAACCTTAACACTCGGCGGTTGCAATGTGCAATTGATATTAAG AATTTACTCGTCGAGGCTGTTGCTTACAAATGGAATTTTGCTGAAAAACACATGACCTCCATTGAGTTTGATGCGAAG ATTAGAGAACTGGAACACGGTCTGAAGCAGCCTGCAAAATTTGCTCAACAAGTAGCATGCCAATTGGAGTATT GCAAGAAGGAAACAGAGGATCATCGACAGCAACTCTTGGCTGCTAAAAGACATGCAGAATCAATTGCTATCATCACTCCAGAACTCGAGAAGGCTTTTCTTGAG ATGCCAACGACTATTGAGGAATTGGAGGCTGCTATTCATGATACTTTATCTCAAGCCAATTCCACTCTTTCCCTGAACCAGAATGTGGTGGAAGAATATGAACACCGTCAGGGAAAG CACTGCAGATAG
- the LOC118047022 gene encoding structural maintenance of chromosomes protein 5 isoform X1: MKRPSTREEPPSKRAKTSRGEDDYMPGNIIEIELRNFMTYDCLVCKPGSRLNLVIGPNGSGKSSIVCAIALGLGGEPQLLGRATSIGAYVKRGEESGHIKISLRGSTKDEKITIIRRIDAHNKSEWLFNGKVASKKEVIEIMQQFNIQVNNLTQFLPQDRVCEFAKLSPVQLLEETEKAVGDPQLPIQHRALVDKSRELKTIEMAVKRNGETLNQLKALNAELEKDVERVRQREVLLKKAESMKKKLPWLKYDAIKADYLKAKEAEKDVKQKLEEAAKTLNNLREPIEKQKLEKPQMDAKCKRLSNLIKENAKRRMELLEKESSLGVQIRGKYKEMGDLKKEEESRQQRIIKAKEDLAIAEAELRNLPVHEPPKDVLDKLRSQISDLKVSANQKRIQKQDKEKVLNQKNIALRHCVDRLKDMENKNNKLLQALRNSGAEKIFEAYHWLREHRQELNKEVYGPVLLEVNVSNRDHADYLEGHVPYYIWKSFITQDPRDRDFLVRNLKSFDVPILNYVGDKYRHKEPFFISNEMRELGIYSRLDQVFEAPDAVKEVLISQFGLEHSYIGSKETDQKASEVAKLRVLDFWTPENHYRWSVSRYGGHVSGSVDPVDRSRLLLCGSDVGEIERLRCRKEELEETVCALEEDLKLLMTEQRSIDEEEAKLHKQREEIVSNVTLEMRKRREMENRVDQRKRKLESLLREDDQDAVMAKLIDEAANLNTRRLQCAIDIKNLLVEAVAYKWNFAEKHMTSIEFDAKIRELEHGLKQPAKFAQQVACQLEYCKKETEDHRQQLLAAKRHAESIAIITPELEKAFLEMPTTIEELEAAIHDTLSQANSTLSLNQNVVEEYEHRQGKIEAITKKLEADKEELKKCLAEIDALKESWLPTLRSLVTQINETFSHNFQEMAVAGEVSLDEHDNDFDQFGILIKVKFREAGQLQVLSAHHQSGGERSVSTILYLVSLQDLTNCPFRVVDEINQGMDPTNERKMFQQLVRAASQPNTPQCFLLTPKLLPNLEYSEACSILNIMNGPWIEQPSKAWSSGECWGAVTGLLGESRC; encoded by the exons ATGAAACGGCCTTCAACTAGGGAGGAACCTCCCTCAAAACGCGCCAAAACCTCCAG aggaGAAGATGATTACATGCCTGGaaacataattgaaattgaacttcGTAACTTCATGACTTATGATTGTTTGGTTTGCAAACCTGGATCACGCCTGAACCTTGTAATTGGACCAAATGGGTCGGGTAAGAGCTCAATTGTGTGTGCCATTGCACTTGGACTTGGTGGTGAGCCTCAG CTGCTTGGGAGGGCAACGAGTATTGGGGCATATGTGAAGCGCGGGGAGGAGTCTGGGCACATCAAAATATCCTTGAGAGGAAGTACAAAAGATGAGAAGATTACCATAATTCGCAGAATTGACGCACATAACAAGTCCGAGTGGTTGTTCAATG GAAAAGTGGCATCTAAGAAAGAGGTCATTGAAATCATGCAACAATTCAACATCCAAGTCAACAATTTGACTCAA TTCTTGCCACAAGATAGGGTATGTGAATTTGCAAAGTTATCTCCTGTGCAACTTCTAGAAGAGACTGAAAAGGCTGTCGGTGATCCTCAACTTCCAATCCAACACCGTGCTCTTGTTGATAAAAGTCGTGAACTGAAGACTATTGAAATG GCTGTTAAGAGGAATGGGGAAACATTGAATCAGCTGAAAGCTCTTAATGCTGAGCTTGAAAAAGACGTGGAGCGTGTCAGACAAAGGGAAGTGCTTCTAAAGAAG GCTGAAtccatgaaaaagaaattgccATGGCTGAAGTATGATGCGATAAAGGCTGACTATTTGAAAGCTAAAGAGGCAGAAAAGGACGTAAAACAGAAGCTGGAGGAAGCTGCAAAAACTTTGAATAACTTGAGAGAACCTATCGA AAAACAAAAGCTTGAAAAACCCCAAATGGATGCTAAATGTAAAAGATTAAGCAATCTCATAAAGGAAAATGCTAAGCGACGTATGGAGTTACTGGAGAAGGAAAGCAGTTTG GGGGTGCAAATTCGTGGAAAATACAAGGAAATGGGAGActtgaagaaggaagaagaatcaCGCCAACAAAGAATCATAAAAGCTAAAGAGGATCTTGCGATTGCTGAAGCAGAACTTCGAAATTTGCCTGTCCATGAACCTCCAAAAGATGTGCTT GATAAATTACGTTCTCAGATTTCTGATCTAAAAGTCTCTGCAAATCAAAAAAGAATTCAGAAGCAGGACAAGGAGAAAGTTTTAAATCAAAAGAACATAGCACTGAGGCATTGTGTTGACAG GCTGAAGGatatggaaaataaaaacaataagctCTTACAAGCATTAAGAAATTCTGGAGCTGAAAAGATATTTGAGGCTTATCATTGGCTACGAGAACATCGTCAGGAATTGAATAAGGAGGTCTATGGGCCTGTTTTGCTTgag GTTAATGTCTCTAATCGGGATCATGCTGACTACTTGGAAGGTCATGTCCCATATTATATCTGGAAG TCTTTCATAACCCAAGATCCTCGTGACCGGGACTTTTTGGTAAGAAACCTGAAGTCATTTGATGTGCCGATTTTAAACTATGTGGGAGATAAATATCGTCATAAGGAGCCTTTTTTCATTTCCAATGAG ATGCGTGAGCTTGGCATCTATTCACGGCTCGACCAAGTTTTTGAAGCTCCTGATGCTGTTAAGGAGGTTTTGATCAGCCAGTTTGGGCTGGAACATTCT TATATTGGGTCGAAGGAAACTGATCAGAAGGCTTCTGAGGTGGCAAAGTTGCGAGTTTTAGATTTTTGGACTCCTGAAAATCACTACCGGTGGTCTGTTTCTAGATATGGTGGTCATGTATCAGGAAGTGTTGATCCAGTTGATCGCTCACGTCTTCTTCTCTGTG GTTCAGATGTTGGGGAAATTGAAAGGCTGAGATGCAGGAAAGAGGAGCTGGAAGAAACTGTTTGTGCTTTAGAGGAGGATTTAAAATTGCTGATGACTGAGCAAAGATCCATAGATGAAGAAGAGGCTAAACTTCATAAACAGCGG GAGGAGATTGTCAGCAATGTGACATTGGAGATGCGAAAACGGCGTGAAATGGAGAACCGTGTTG atcaaaggaaaaggaaactaGAGTCATTGCTGAGGGAGGATGACCAGGATGCTGTTATGGCAAAACTGATTGATGAGGCTGCAAACCTTAACACTCGGCGGTTGCAATGTGCAATTGATATTAAG AATTTACTCGTCGAGGCTGTTGCTTACAAATGGAATTTTGCTGAAAAACACATGACCTCCATTGAGTTTGATGCGAAG ATTAGAGAACTGGAACACGGTCTGAAGCAGCCTGCAAAATTTGCTCAACAAGTAGCATGCCAATTGGAGTATT GCAAGAAGGAAACAGAGGATCATCGACAGCAACTCTTGGCTGCTAAAAGACATGCAGAATCAATTGCTATCATCACTCCAGAACTCGAGAAGGCTTTTCTTGAG ATGCCAACGACTATTGAGGAATTGGAGGCTGCTATTCATGATACTTTATCTCAAGCCAATTCCACTCTTTCCCTGAACCAGAATGTGGTGGAAGAATATGAACACCGTCAGGGAAAG ATAGAAGCCATTACCAAAAAACTTGAAGCTGATAAAGAAGAACTAAAAAAGTGTTTAGCTGAAATAGATGCCTTGAAG GAGAGTTGGCTTCCAACATTGAGAAGCCTTGTTACTCAGATTAATGAAACTTTCAGCCATAACTTCCAGGAGATGGCAGTTGCAGGAGAAGTTTCATTGG ATGAGCATGACAATGACTTTGATCAATTTGGAATATTGATAAAAGTGAAGTTCAG AGAAGCAGGACAACTTCAAGTTCTTAGTGCTCATCATCAATCTGGAGGG gagcGTTCAGTTTCAACCATTCTGTATCTTGTTTCACTTCAAGACCTCACAAACTGCCCGTTTAGGGTAGTTGATGAGATAAATCAAG gAATGGACCCCACAAACGAAAGAAAGATGTTTCAGCAACTAGTGAGAGCTGCAAGCCAACCAAACACACCACA GTGTTTCTTACTCACCCCAAAGTTACTACCTAATTTGGAATACAGCGAGGCATGTAGCATTCTTAATATAATGAATGGACCTTGGATTGAGCAGCCTTCCAAAG CATGGAGCAGTGGAGAATGTTGGGGGGCTGTCACAGGGCTTTTGGGAGAAAGTCGATGCTGA
- the LOC118047022 gene encoding structural maintenance of chromosomes protein 5 isoform X2, with translation MKRPSTREEPPSKRAKTSRGEDDYMPGNIIEIELRNFMTYDCLVCKPGSRLNLVIGPNGSGKSSIVCAIALGLGGEPQLLGRATSIGAYVKRGEESGHIKISLRGSTKDEKITIIRRIDAHNKSEWLFNGKVASKKEVIEIMQQFNIQVNNLTQFLPQDRVCEFAKLSPVQLLEETEKAVGDPQLPIQHRALVDKSRELKTIEMAVKRNGETLNQLKALNAELEKDVERVRQREVLLKKAESMKKKLPWLKYDAIKADYLKAKEAEKDVKQKLEEAAKTLNNLREPIEKQKLEKPQMDAKCKRLSNLIKENAKRRMELLEKESSLGVQIRGKYKEMGDLKKEEESRQQRIIKAKEDLAIAEAELRNLPVHEPPKDVLDKLRSQISDLKVSANQKRIQKQDKEKVLNQKNIALRHCVDRLKDMENKNNKLLQALRNSGAEKIFEAYHWLREHRQELNKEVYGPVLLEVNVSNRDHADYLEGHVPYYIWKSFITQDPRDRDFLVRNLKSFDVPILNYVGDKYRHKEPFFISNEMRELGIYSRLDQVFEAPDAVKEVLISQFGLEHSYIGSKETDQKASEVAKLRVLDFWTPENHYRWSVSRYGGHVSGSVDPVDRSRLLLCGSDVGEIERLRCRKEELEETVCALEEDLKLLMTEQRSIDEEEAKLHKQREEIVSNVTLEMRKRREMENRVDQRKRKLESLLREDDQDAVMAKLIDEAANLNTRRLQCAIDIKNLLVEAVAYKWNFAEKHMTSIEFDAKIRELEHGLKQPAKFAQQVACQLEYCKKETEDHRQQLLAAKRHAESIAIITPELEKAFLEMPTTIEELEAAIHDTLSQANSTLSLNQNVVEEYEHRQGKIEAITKKLEADKEELKKCLAEIDALKESWLPTLRSLVTQINETFSHNFQEMAVAGEVSLDEHDNDFDQFGILIKVKFREAGQLQVLSAHHQSGGERSVSTILYLVSLQDLTNCPFRVVDEINQGMDPTNERKMFQQLVRAASQPNTPQ, from the exons ATGAAACGGCCTTCAACTAGGGAGGAACCTCCCTCAAAACGCGCCAAAACCTCCAG aggaGAAGATGATTACATGCCTGGaaacataattgaaattgaacttcGTAACTTCATGACTTATGATTGTTTGGTTTGCAAACCTGGATCACGCCTGAACCTTGTAATTGGACCAAATGGGTCGGGTAAGAGCTCAATTGTGTGTGCCATTGCACTTGGACTTGGTGGTGAGCCTCAG CTGCTTGGGAGGGCAACGAGTATTGGGGCATATGTGAAGCGCGGGGAGGAGTCTGGGCACATCAAAATATCCTTGAGAGGAAGTACAAAAGATGAGAAGATTACCATAATTCGCAGAATTGACGCACATAACAAGTCCGAGTGGTTGTTCAATG GAAAAGTGGCATCTAAGAAAGAGGTCATTGAAATCATGCAACAATTCAACATCCAAGTCAACAATTTGACTCAA TTCTTGCCACAAGATAGGGTATGTGAATTTGCAAAGTTATCTCCTGTGCAACTTCTAGAAGAGACTGAAAAGGCTGTCGGTGATCCTCAACTTCCAATCCAACACCGTGCTCTTGTTGATAAAAGTCGTGAACTGAAGACTATTGAAATG GCTGTTAAGAGGAATGGGGAAACATTGAATCAGCTGAAAGCTCTTAATGCTGAGCTTGAAAAAGACGTGGAGCGTGTCAGACAAAGGGAAGTGCTTCTAAAGAAG GCTGAAtccatgaaaaagaaattgccATGGCTGAAGTATGATGCGATAAAGGCTGACTATTTGAAAGCTAAAGAGGCAGAAAAGGACGTAAAACAGAAGCTGGAGGAAGCTGCAAAAACTTTGAATAACTTGAGAGAACCTATCGA AAAACAAAAGCTTGAAAAACCCCAAATGGATGCTAAATGTAAAAGATTAAGCAATCTCATAAAGGAAAATGCTAAGCGACGTATGGAGTTACTGGAGAAGGAAAGCAGTTTG GGGGTGCAAATTCGTGGAAAATACAAGGAAATGGGAGActtgaagaaggaagaagaatcaCGCCAACAAAGAATCATAAAAGCTAAAGAGGATCTTGCGATTGCTGAAGCAGAACTTCGAAATTTGCCTGTCCATGAACCTCCAAAAGATGTGCTT GATAAATTACGTTCTCAGATTTCTGATCTAAAAGTCTCTGCAAATCAAAAAAGAATTCAGAAGCAGGACAAGGAGAAAGTTTTAAATCAAAAGAACATAGCACTGAGGCATTGTGTTGACAG GCTGAAGGatatggaaaataaaaacaataagctCTTACAAGCATTAAGAAATTCTGGAGCTGAAAAGATATTTGAGGCTTATCATTGGCTACGAGAACATCGTCAGGAATTGAATAAGGAGGTCTATGGGCCTGTTTTGCTTgag GTTAATGTCTCTAATCGGGATCATGCTGACTACTTGGAAGGTCATGTCCCATATTATATCTGGAAG TCTTTCATAACCCAAGATCCTCGTGACCGGGACTTTTTGGTAAGAAACCTGAAGTCATTTGATGTGCCGATTTTAAACTATGTGGGAGATAAATATCGTCATAAGGAGCCTTTTTTCATTTCCAATGAG ATGCGTGAGCTTGGCATCTATTCACGGCTCGACCAAGTTTTTGAAGCTCCTGATGCTGTTAAGGAGGTTTTGATCAGCCAGTTTGGGCTGGAACATTCT TATATTGGGTCGAAGGAAACTGATCAGAAGGCTTCTGAGGTGGCAAAGTTGCGAGTTTTAGATTTTTGGACTCCTGAAAATCACTACCGGTGGTCTGTTTCTAGATATGGTGGTCATGTATCAGGAAGTGTTGATCCAGTTGATCGCTCACGTCTTCTTCTCTGTG GTTCAGATGTTGGGGAAATTGAAAGGCTGAGATGCAGGAAAGAGGAGCTGGAAGAAACTGTTTGTGCTTTAGAGGAGGATTTAAAATTGCTGATGACTGAGCAAAGATCCATAGATGAAGAAGAGGCTAAACTTCATAAACAGCGG GAGGAGATTGTCAGCAATGTGACATTGGAGATGCGAAAACGGCGTGAAATGGAGAACCGTGTTG atcaaaggaaaaggaaactaGAGTCATTGCTGAGGGAGGATGACCAGGATGCTGTTATGGCAAAACTGATTGATGAGGCTGCAAACCTTAACACTCGGCGGTTGCAATGTGCAATTGATATTAAG AATTTACTCGTCGAGGCTGTTGCTTACAAATGGAATTTTGCTGAAAAACACATGACCTCCATTGAGTTTGATGCGAAG ATTAGAGAACTGGAACACGGTCTGAAGCAGCCTGCAAAATTTGCTCAACAAGTAGCATGCCAATTGGAGTATT GCAAGAAGGAAACAGAGGATCATCGACAGCAACTCTTGGCTGCTAAAAGACATGCAGAATCAATTGCTATCATCACTCCAGAACTCGAGAAGGCTTTTCTTGAG ATGCCAACGACTATTGAGGAATTGGAGGCTGCTATTCATGATACTTTATCTCAAGCCAATTCCACTCTTTCCCTGAACCAGAATGTGGTGGAAGAATATGAACACCGTCAGGGAAAG ATAGAAGCCATTACCAAAAAACTTGAAGCTGATAAAGAAGAACTAAAAAAGTGTTTAGCTGAAATAGATGCCTTGAAG GAGAGTTGGCTTCCAACATTGAGAAGCCTTGTTACTCAGATTAATGAAACTTTCAGCCATAACTTCCAGGAGATGGCAGTTGCAGGAGAAGTTTCATTGG ATGAGCATGACAATGACTTTGATCAATTTGGAATATTGATAAAAGTGAAGTTCAG AGAAGCAGGACAACTTCAAGTTCTTAGTGCTCATCATCAATCTGGAGGG gagcGTTCAGTTTCAACCATTCTGTATCTTGTTTCACTTCAAGACCTCACAAACTGCCCGTTTAGGGTAGTTGATGAGATAAATCAAG gAATGGACCCCACAAACGAAAGAAAGATGTTTCAGCAACTAGTGAGAGCTGCAAGCCAACCAAACACACCACAGTAA